The following proteins are encoded in a genomic region of Neoarius graeffei isolate fNeoGra1 chromosome 6, fNeoGra1.pri, whole genome shotgun sequence:
- the LOC132888385 gene encoding extracellular calcium-sensing receptor-like yields the protein MEPIFTVLHMVIAMINFSKGNWTTCVLQGEPAYPQIWKDGDIIVGGIFPFHSNWEITDLSYLVRPQTMKCIRLNFRAFQYSQSLIFAIEEINNSTTLLPGISLGYKIFDSCSSPTIGARVAMTLVNGNENSLLNEICTKPAQVQAIIGESYSSVSMVIARSIGPFSIPLISHFSTCECLSDKRKYPSFLRTIPSDYYQSRALAEMVKHFGWTWVGAVRTDDDYGNNGMAAFTEAAEELGICLEYSLPFLRTYSKERVQRIVEQIKSSTSQVIIGFLDNWELEILLPVCLEHNITGFQWVGTEGWIFDSELATIDKHHILQGAIGLAIPKSKVAGLQDFILNIHPLKSVGRAIFTEFWEALFSCTYGVQNDSGGIPTCTGKEKLSEVENTFTDMTLMPIFNNVYKGVYAIAHTLHELLGCKQTCPTNKQPDPFTFLQQLKRVHFKTKEGEDVFFDKNGDPAAKYEIINWHLNEENQHEFVTVGHYDSSLTGHDHLFVNVTSIMWAQNTNHVPISVCSESCPSGTRKAVQKGKPICCFDCIPCAEGEISNVTDSIECHQCYQDYWSNPQRNECVKKEIEYLSYKETMGILLTAVSIIGAFMTMVIAIIFLRHKNTPIVKANNSELSFLLLFSLTLCFLCSLTFIGQPSEWSCMLRHTAFGITFVICISCVLGKTLVVLMAFRATLPGSNVMKWFGPPQQRFSVLFFSLIQVLICVLWLTISPPFPFKNLKSYKEKIILECHLGSNLGFWAVLGYIGFLALLCFLLAFLARKLPDNFNEAKFITFSMLIFCAVWLTFIPAYVSSPGKFSVAVEIFAILASSYGLLFCIFLPKCYVIILKPEKNTKKEMMAKVI from the exons ATGGAGCCCATTTTTACTGTTTTACATATGGTAATTGCCATGATCAATTTTTCTAAAGGTAACTGGACTACTTGTGTACTGCAAGGAGAGCCTGCATATCCACAGATATGGAAAGATGGTGATATCATTGTTGGAGGAATTTTTCCTTTCCACAGTAATTGGGAGATCACAGATTTGTCTTATTTGGTCAGGCCACAAACAATGAAGTGTATTAG ACTTAATTTCAGAGCCTTTCAATATTCACAGTCCTTGATCTTTGCAATAGAAGAGATTAACAACAGTACCACTTTACTGCCTGGAATCTCACTGGGATACAAGATATTTGATAGCTGCAGTTCACCAACAATAGGAGCGCGAGTCGCAATGACACTTGTTAATGGGAATGAGAACTCATTATTGAATGAGATTTGCACAAAGCCAGCCCAGGTACAGGCCATAATTGGCGAATCATATTCTTCTGTATCTATGGTGATTGCACGGAGTATTGGACCTTTCAGCATTCCCTTA ATCAGTCATTTTTCCACCTGTGAGTGTCTCAGTGACAAGAGGAAATATCCATCATTTCTGCGCACTATTCCTAGTGATTATTACCAGAGCAGAGCACTTGCAGAGATGGTCAAGCACTTTGGCTGGACCTGGGTGGGAGCAGTGAGAACAGATGATGACTATGGTAACAATGGGATGGCTGCATTTACTGAAGCTGCAGAAGAGCTAGGCATTTGCTTAGAATATTCACTTCCATTTCTTAGAACCTATTCAAAAGAAAGAGTGCAAAGAATTGTTGAGCAAATCAAAAGCTCTACTTCTCAAGTAATTATTGGATTCCTTGACAACTGGGAGTTGGAAATTTTACTGCCAGTATGTTTAGAACACAACATCACTGGATTTCAGTGGGTTGGAACTGAAGGATGGATCTTTGATTCAGAATTAGCCACAATTGATAAACACCATATACTGCAGGGAGCTATAGGGTTAGCTATCCCCAAATCAAAGGTGGCGGGTCTGCAGGACTTCATTTTAAATATACATCCACTGAAATCTGTTGGCAGGGCCATTTTTACTGAATTCTGGGAGGCTTTGTTTAGCTGTACATATGGAGTTCAAAATGATTCAGGGGGCATACCAACTTGCACTGGCAAAGAAAAGCTATCGGAGGTGGAAAACACATTTACTGATATGACTCTGATGCCAATATTCAATAATGTGTATAAAGGAGTATATGCAATTGCTCATACCTTACATGAACTTCTTGGCTGCAAGCAAACATGTCCTACAAATAAACAGCCTGATCCTTTCACA TTTCTGCAACAACTGAAGAGGGTGCATTTCAAAACCAAAGAGGGTGAAGATGTTTTTTTTGACAAAAATGGTGACCCCGCAGCAAAGTATGAGATAATAAACTGGCATTTGAATGAAGAGAATCAGCATGAGTTTGTCACTGTTGGGCATTATGACTCATCTCTAACTGGTCATGACCATTTATTTGTAAATGTCACTTCTATTATGTGGGCACAAAATACAAATCAC GTGCCAATATCTGTGTGCAGTGAGAGTTGTCCTTCTGGAACAAGGAAGGCTGTACAGAAAGGAAAGCCCATCTGCTGTTTTGACTGCATACCATGTGCTGAAGGAGAGATCAGTAATGTGACAG ATTCCATTGAATGTCACCAATGCTATCAAGACTACTGGTCAAATCCTCAGCGAAATGAATGTGTGAAGAAGGAAATTGAATATTTGTCCTACAAAGAAACTATGGGAATTTTGCTAACAGCTGTTTCTATTATTGGCGCATTTATGACAATGGTAATCGCTATCATATTCTTAAGACATAAAAATACCCCAATTGTCAAGGCCAACAACTCTGAGCTGAGCTTCCTACTGCtcttctctctgactctgtgtttcCTTTGTTCACTTACTTTCATTGGTCAGCCCTCTGAGTGGTCCTGTATGCTGCGGCACACAGCGTTTGGGATCACCTTCGTCATCTGCATCTCCTGTGTACTGGGAAAAACATTAGTGGTGTTGATGGCTTTCAGGGCTACACTTCCAGGCAGTAATGTCATGAAATGGTTTGGGCCTCCACAACAGAGATTCAGTGTTCTTTTTTTCAGTCTCATACAGGTCCTTATTTGTGTGCTTTGGTTGACAATATCCCCTCCATTCCCCTTTAAAAACCTCAAGAGCTATAAGGAAAAAATCATTCTCGAATGTCATTTGGGTTCAAACCTAGGTTTCTGGGCTGTGCTGGGTTATATAggttttttggctcttttatGTTTTCTTTTGGCTTTTCTGGCTCGGAAGTTGCCTGATAATTTTAATGAAGCCAAATTTATCACATTTAGTATGCTGATCTTCTGTGCAGTTTGGCTCACTTTTATTCCGGCTTATGTCAGCTCTCCTGGAAAATTCTCTGTAGCTGTAGAGATATTTGCCATTTTAGCATCAAGCTATGGTTTATTATTCTGTATATTTCTTCCAAAGTGTTATGTAATAATACTAAAGCCAGAGAAAAATACTAAAAAGGAAATGATGGCCAAAGTTATTTGA